The Caenorhabditis elegans chromosome I genome includes the window aaattttttgcttagAATTTTTTCTACTCTTTCAAACGGCTTTCATAACAAATGAATATGTCCTTCCAAGCCTTCCAACAAGCTACAAAACTTGGTGGCCGAgatttggatttctaggccaccattttttgaaagttaggccacttcaaaaatttatgtaagagtattttcttgttcttccaaataaattttcaacaatttgaaaatatcaatttttagcaaagtttgaagttgatggccgagttttagATTTCTAGACCACCAACTTCAAATGCTCATAACTCggtttaaaatcaatattttttaaatttgaaaaatgtgtctaAAAGAGAATTTTTAGGCTTTCAACTCTGAATTCCTTACTTCACAAAAACGGTCGCAAAAATCCGCTCAACAAGTATCCCAACCGGAGTCGCGAGCACAAAAAACATGTAGTGATATCTCATAATTgcagaaatgaaaattgggtcaaatttatttttctcaaagcTACACCGTCCCAAATGATGGCACTCGTCGTCACAATCGATAGCTGGAAGAGAAAtgtctgcctgcctgcctgcctatggGTGCCTACCTTTACTTATTTCAATAGCCAGACTGTATTTAAATGCCCACAAAAGAATTCGGCAGATAAGGAGCTCAAACCAGAGAAGCAGTAGGGCAATAAAGATGTTTCGCtggtttttgtggaaaattctgaaaatgaacttttttggtttgttttgatggcctagaaaaagctaggccactgtattttttcaaaagttttgttgaaaactgttCAAGATCGCAAATCATCATTCCTAGATTTTTACAGAACTCAGAAATATAGATTTTCCGTCGAGttatagaaatttgaaattggtggcctagaattcctaaactaggccaccaactttcaAAAGCTCCacgatttaaaatttatccaCAAAATAGtatgtttttgtattttgtaatTTAGTTTGAACTATtcagaaatatcgattttccgctGAGCTAGAGCCGtttaaagttggtggcctaaaaatccaaaactcggccaccaactttttttttgctccgacttgcttttaaattcaaaattttaattaactAAAAACAACTTGATAcgtttaacttttttgtagaattagAAATGAAtgtggtggcctaacttttgagttttctaAGCCGGCTTGAACTGTGGAATttaaattggtggcctagaaaattggtaaattagGCCactagtaatttttttcattaactGTTCATTTCAATAGTCAAAAATCGAGCTTCCGATGAAAtacaaatattcaaagttGATGGCCTAGTTTTGGATTTCTAAGCCACGACCTAAGAAATTTACATTTGTcatgatggcctagaaaaattgaaaagttaggCCGTGAAAAAACATTCCCCAGCATTTGTTTCATATTCTTTCTGTTGcgttaaaaatattgattttaagcCAAGTTACAGTAATTTAAAgctggtggcctagttttggatttctaggccaccaacttaaaTTGCCTATTATTCGACGGtaaattaagatttttgaatattaaaaaacggattaaattcaagttttttttcttttttttcaaaattaaaaaaattaaaaatttcccccCGGCTAAAacttttggtggcctagaattccaAAACTAGGCCACAATCTCCCTAAAATGATAACCTACGTAAATTTTAACGCAATCTTAACACCGACAACAGTACACACAAAACTGAGCAAAAAGAGCACGGCCTGCACAAAAACTCCAGCATTGCTCGGCATTTGATGAGAGTTTCGGATGAAAATTGCCATAATTGTTGGATCGTCTGTAACTTGGAACTAAGAAGAGATATCGGAGTTTTGTTAATTgccaaaatgtagaaaattttcagggctacaatttgttagttgactaCTTTTTTGTATCTCAAGTAGTTTCAGAGATATAGAGCTTTTTCGGTGGGGGGGACTTACCAACTTGTAggttgtggtggtggtgaGTGTGTATAAGAtgcattttcttcatttttttggaattacttattagaaaaaatttctgcaaaaggCTTAAGGTTATAGAATTTAGAATGGTGCTTTGAACTTAGGTAATCCAACCGAACTACTGAAGCTTTAGGCTCCGCCCTTTTGTTTGCTTGCACTTTATTCCGGAATTTCATTagggaaaaatttaattaagattttgattttctcgcATAAAAACTAAAAGATTAAATTGTTCGTCATCTTGTGAAAACTACTGGAATCATCTTACGAAATAATAAAAGATATCTAGGTCTGAGATTCAAAGGGATCCAAAAAACCGTGTCACGTAGTGCTAGGCaatcccattacggtttgacctacaaaaaatgcgggaatttttgcccaggaaaatgtgacgtcagcacgttcttaaccatgcaaaatcagtctcttctcccgcattttttgtagatctacggagatcaagccaaaatgagacactctatatatatataatttttatcatttcatTAGAAGTCGTTAAAAATcccacaaaattcaaatttattccaaTTCAGGGAAATTCAAggaatcttttttttgcaacacctaaaaagcgaaaaattgaaacccGGAGATTTAATAATTATAtcaatctaaaatttcaaataaaaatcccaaaaaactaTGTAGCatctcattaaaaatttattcgaaaaagcACAAAAGGACGTCaccggaaaaagaaaaaaaggaaaaaagagagcaataattaaaatatgattAAGTTATGCTTCACGCCAATGCtctttattttcaggaatttttaatttggtaTCACAATATTTCCCTgtcgggaaaaaattttacggattttttttaaatattggaaAGCCGAATAGGTGTATTTTCTGCCTAcattacacatttttcaatttttgaaaatattgatttttcgccgAGTTATTGCGGCTTGatgttggtggcctagaaatccaaaactaGGCCATCAACTGCAAACTGCTGTAACTTGgcggaaaattgatatttgataTATTTTGAGTGAATTTAAAACCCGTATACTAGTTTTTTATTACAGTAAATAATTACTATGtaggtggcctaacttttcgattttttttttgtttttctaggccactggCTATTCTGACCTATTAACAGATTCTACGTACAAAATTTATGTACAAACGGAAAACTATTAATGTTTTGAagccaaaaagtttttgaaatattctaaaatatCATGTTTGAGCCAATTTATAAGaatttgaagttggtggcctagaaatccaaaactaGGCCATCAACTTCAAATAACTGTAACTTGGcggaaaattaatatttttaggtCAAACAAAATCAGATAttcattaaaactttttagcatattttttaaatggtatTGATGGCCTAACTTGAAttttcctaggccaccaatccTCAAACCTCCAGAAGTGCAAAAATTCCGTGTTATTTGTCACGTAACACATTCTATCCATTGAAGAATACGTCTCCCACGCTTCCTCTCTAATTATTgtcttccgtttttttttttcagcaaaagcCCCCCGCGCCTCATGAATACTCCCGagaaaatttctattttgtaATTTGCCCAGAaagctttcattttttcagaaaaaaatataaggaAGTCATGAAGGAACGACCGATGTATGGGTGAGctattaatttttgtgaaatatttttcgaaaaatcagtttttagtACGCTCAATAATATTGCTTTTCCGCCAAGTTACAACAGGtttaagttggtggccgagtttttgttCATTTCTAGGCTATCaactatattttttctttttgtacaTTTACACGCATTTTCGAATAGTTTAGGACTTCCCCAGTACATCAGTTATATCAGAAACtcgaaaatatcaatttagGGTCGCtagaaattggtggccgaagtcgagttttctaggccatcactTCAAAACTGGGTTTAGCCTTCTTTAAAATATATGTTGTCCTATTTTGAAGGACAGAAATTagtataaaaaaatgaaaaattacaactaattttgaattcttgagcagtggcctagaaattatTACAATggggaaaactcggccaccaattatTTTAGGACAGTTTTTGTGGTTATAAAGTGTATTACCAGTTTAATTATCTTGTTCTGacgtttagaaaatttttttccagttcgtggcctaggttttgtgtttctaggccaccaacttcaagTGCTCATAACTCGCcagaaaattgtgttttcaaGCTAAACTTTGTAGCCTACGAAAAAATGTgcgtgaaatttgaaatttcgtctTAAAATTCAGTGAAGCATGGTGAGATATCGTGGCGTTCCGGTCTAATTAAAAGTGTATAAAATAGTCAGGTGTAGTGAGTTtagactgaaaataaattccgCTTTCAAAACTtccttaaaataaaaaattttggaaaaaaaatttttgaaaaattttggatttttttttgaaaattcggaaaaaaatttttattaaaatttttcaaattataccCAAACTTCCtctaaaactctaaaaaattccagaatggACATCTACAACAAATCCGACTACATTTCCTACAATTTCCAATGGAATTCTTTGGATTTCCCTAAAATAACAGTACTCCTCGGCCCTTTCTACCTATTTCCCACTTTTTATATAGTAGGAAAAATGgcaaagttattttttgacGCAAATCAGACAACTATGGCGTCATCAATACAAAAACACCTTTTTATGGCATTTTTATTCATGCAAATTGCGGTGAgttgggtctcgacgcgaaaaGTGCAGTAACCCAGGATAAATAAccatgttttgaaaatgttaacaaatagagcttaaaattttaaatatagcactcttttcaaaaataatgattttcagCCGAGTTATGATcatttgaagttggtggcctagaaatccaaaactaggccaccaacttcaaacaGCTGTAACTCGGCGGAAAATTGATATCtttgagtaaaaaaaaataagataatgataacattttttcttttattttttatgaatatttttggtggcctagtttttggatttctaggccaccaaacataaaattcaaaaaaatcaaaggtATTTCGGtcgagaattcaaatttggacacaaaaaaatttgatactttcGCTAACTTTCccgaaaattcattcaaaatctgtctaaaatattttttttcagaatttcttctACATAATCACGGATTTCATTGTAGTGCGAATTCCAGCAACAGGGATTTTGACCTCAATTTGTGCTCAAATTGCTCCAAACCAAGTCCTGAAGCTTCCCTACCTGATCGCATTCATTTCAAGTTATGTCTCTATGCTTTTCcctgtaattttttgtgcaaatcgGGCGATTATAGTGTTTTACCCGAAAAATCATAATGAGGTAAGTCGAAATTCGGATTCTACGtaagatttctgaaattttaagccccatattgactatgttctgacttttttgaaatttgttggtctggaccgcgacgcgaccgcaacgcggctcaaaaaattatttgtcttTAGAGGAAGTTTTGTGTATATTTCAATAACTTGACATATGAAAGTCTATGAAAAACCgggaaaaataaagaaaaccctggaaaaaatatttggaaagaGACGCGcggcgcggtcgcgtcgcggtttccctctaaaatcaaatttatcagaacctagccaatatgggtgtcaaaactttgcaatttttacgtagaattcagatttttaaagtaaaacttttgaattttcagatttgccgACGTTTCATGAAATTCTCACTGCCAATTACTGTAATTCTTCCGTGCtgcttcacatttttcatggTCCCCGCAGTGGGACACTGTACCCAGCTTACTGCACCGTACCCAATGGGCGCAGTAATGTTTACGTTAGATTTGAAAGTGGTATGTCTAAAAAGCGACCGCGTTGCAGCCAAACGAGTAAAGTTGAAATCtgtcaaatttgttttcaatcgattttcaatgcgaaattcgaattctccaatAAAAACCCGAAATTTTAAGCCCCATATTACCTATATTCCAagccatttgaaatttagcATGTGAACCACGACGCGACCGCGTTGCAGCCAAAAGAGTAAagttaaaatctcaaaatttgtttttcatcgattttcattacaaatttcgaattctccatcaaaaatccaaagtttTAAGCCCCATATTGTCTATAttccaagaattttgaaatttagcttgtgaaccgcgacgcgaccgcgtTGAAGCTTgacgaaaaaccaaaatcacttaaaattgatttccaTGGAATTTCattgcaaaattcgaattctccattAAAAACCCGAAATTTTAAGCCCCATATTGCCTATATTCCAagccatttgaaatttagcatgtgaaccgcgacgcgaccgcgacGCAGCAGAACCAATTATGACAGAATTCACGATTCCTTGCGAATTTAGGAATTTTCAtcaacaattcaaaattttgtgttccatATTGCCAAAGCCCTGtttaaatgataaattttcactCGCGTCGCGGCTGCGTCGCGGTCAAACCCCAAAAACCAACTTCATCGTAACCTAGCCGATATGGGGTTCAAAAATCCGCAAATTTTACGcagattccaaattttctattgaaaatttataattttcagcgtATCAACGAGTACACCCACCTCCTCACCTCATTTTTCTGCACCCTATTCACATTCTCCATAAATATCACAATGATGGTTAAAGTTAGacatattttgtttcaaaaaaagtaagttttcaggctttataattgaaatttataaggaacttttagatttttcaacagaaatatcaataaaaactacaaagCGGAAATGTCATTGACTATTACTATGGTGTTGGTTTTTATACCATTTTTGGTGAATGGTATAGTTGTGGTAaggtttttttattgattttttgagaattgaatAGTTaatggaacattttttggtctttatttttttttttaatttaaaaaaaaaaatttttttgatcaattttgtgtcatgaAGCATTGAGCTGGAAAATTTCCcctttaaaaccaaaaaccaaaaaaaaaaaattttaatgattcaTTCCTAAACTCATCAATCCGCTCgaatactttcaaaaaaaatttcccaaaatttttttttcaggtactTTCCCTTCGAGACCCATCTCTAATTGGGTACATTCTATCCATAAGACCTATTGCAATAGACACAGCAACAGTATTCGAGCCATGGGCTTTTTATCTTACTCATCCATTTTTCGGGCGGTACAAACGGAAGActactgtttcaagttttccgaGAAATGCCACGTCATCTGTTTCGACGCAACCGATTTgatgaatttattgattttttttattgaaaaactgttttttttttcaaatatttatgtaTCACTTATGTGGAATTCGAATTCGCCGCAAATTTTCCGATTATTTGGCACCCATATTGGTCTATTTCTGataactctgaaattttaatggaaACCGCGACACGACCGCAACGCAGCATAACAAGAAGATAATCAAAACTCAATATCCGTTGAAAACTATTGTCGAATTCAAATTCTCcttaaaatttccgttttttagCACCCACTTTGGCTGGATTCcgataactttgaaatttcagtgaaaaccgcgacgcgaccgcaacgcatcATAACAAGAAGGTAATTAAAACTCAATATCCGTTGAAATctattgtaaaatttgaattcttcgtgaaatttccgtttttttaacTCCCATATCGGTTGGAATCcgataactttgaaattttagcaaaaaccgcgacgcgaccgcaacgcagACTGAAAAAGACGGAGTCTAAAAGTAATATTCAtggaaaactaattttgaatttgaattctccGTAAAGTTTCCGGCCGCGactatatatattttatttcttattcCCAATAGTTGACACCTTGTTACTGTTGttcaatctttaaaaaatgtaattccACCCAAAATAAGGTTTTACAGTTGGCGCGCGTTGCGGCTGCGTCGCGGTCGGCAggtgaaaaaccaaaatagtCGGATCCTAGtcaatatgggggtcaaaatttgcgatttttcacgCTGAATCCTATTTTTGCAGTGAaaactatcaattttcagcggatAATATCTAGTCTTTATTGGTCATACCAcattaatttacaaaaaaaaaggttaaacATCAGTCTCCTCTCCCTGAATCTGAACCTCGGTAAGATCTGGCATTGGGGTGACCTGTTTCGGGTGGTTTCTAGCAGTCTTTGCGGATTCCAGACGGTTATTGATATCCTGTCCGACGTTGTTGATCTTTTTCACGACCAATGTGAAAAAGTCCTGGATGTCTCGGAGGGTGGTCTgaagcacaaaaaaaatattttttttccaaaatttcagcctTTTAATTGTCGGCTGCTTTCTGAAAACTCACATCAAGATCAAAGTTCTCGTACTTGTCCTTGAGGATCTCCCAAAGTGAGAGCACGTATTCGTGGAGCTTGGCGTAATGTTTTGAGGCCTGGCAAGCCACATCACATTCTCTCGTCGGGCGGAACAATTTTGGTACTTTGCTGATTTCGGTGATGTTCTTGAAGCAGTCGGACACGATTTTGATGTGCTCGTAGTCATTGACAGTGGTGCAATCGAAATCCGGGTTGCGCTCGACGTCAATGATCTGGAATTGGTTTCCTATAGACAGtgttggggtactgtactggtacggtaggagtactgtagaagtactgtagaagtactcTAAGTTTTGGGGTACTATAGTTGTACTGTGAAAGTACTaggggagtactgtaggattgcCGGGTACTGTAGTGAAGCAGTAGAGGTACTGTGTGAGTACGGAAAGGTTTTGGGTACTGTAGTATTACTGTaggaaaattgttggaattttactgtagtggtacggtaggggtactgtagggtaaTACTTACTGTGGGAtgactgtagttttagaaaataccACGTTTTTTCTATTGCAGGAATAGTGGGGGGAGGGGTCCTATAGGGGtatgaagttttcaaaaaattgattataaattcaaaatttcaaaaatgtcgggtttgtagtttgtagtttttagtttttagtttttattttgtagtttgtagtttgtaattgTAGTTTGTTGGTAGATTTAAGGAAACCAGTGATGTCGGTTTAATTGCAACCTAACTGGTTTATGGGGTAACTGTGTCAAACTTCGGGTGAAGTTAattcgaccaatcagcgattgtCAGGGGGCGTGGCTAATGTTTCTAATTGGTGCAAGTTTAAAAATGGTCaaactggaagaaaaaaatctaaaacaaaACGTACCTTCAAATCCGGGAATTTCGCAAGAAGTGTCTCCTCATCGGGAAGTCTCTCGATTTTGTTATAGGTGAGCCCGATGACTGGAAATCCACGGAGTCGAGAGCTGGCCGGTAGCTTAAGTTTTGTACGGTCCCCGTTGTGACAATGGATCACCTCATCGACAGTATCACATTCACAATCATCAAGACAGTCGAACACGTAGCCTGGAAGTTAATGATGAGCtcgaaaattcggaaaaagcTTACCTTGAGCCAAATAGAAGACCGGGAACAACCAGAGAGCTGAACGCATCGCACTTTGAGCACTCACTGACGCGGCTCCCGCCGGATTTTATATAACAAAAACATGCTCCCCACAACAGCTGACATGGCATTACACTGATGGGCGGGCGGACGGGACAATGGGGCCCTGGAGAGAGTTCCAGGACAGGTGACTCATGATGGGGGAGAAGGATCATTGAAGAAAATGCCTGGTgactttgaacttttgaagtgTGTTGAGGGAACCTAGGCTCACGTGAAATAGTAGAGTAATTCAATGGGATGATTATGACTCACCCACACTATCAGACCACCTACTGGGTTTTTGGAATTACATTTATGACAGGCCTGGTTGCGAAATAGAAGCgtatcatggtgcatcgataaaactgtcatttcagatttttctgcaGATTGGTATTGGTTCTATGTATGTTCTATCAAAAACAAACATAAATTTCAACAACTTTCattgtaaaaaaagaaaaaaaaacataaaaacgtTTCACCTAAAAAGTCAGGCGTTTAGCTGGCATTTTGTCGGCGCCGTCATTGACCGTCGTACAGTGAAAATGGTAAGAACCGTAACCACGGTGAGCATTAAAAATGATAAGACAAAGAATATTTGGATCCTAGATTGGTTGAGACAGACCACTGTGGAGGGATGGGATCCTTGGAGGATTGCCAGGTGGGAGTGAGCTGGGGGTTCtggaattgttgaaaattagcttttagaattattttaaatgtaaattGTGTGGCCTCActttgggtttctaggccaccaattacAGAATTTTGATTATTCTTACCATCCTTATCCTCACTATTCTGCTTCTCTTCCAGCTCAAATACAGTAATCTTATTTGCGGCCAGATCCATTGTATCTGCCAAGTGTACCCAGTTGACAGCAGTCCTGTTGGACAAAGTTGCTCGGCGAGAACGTCGGTTGAAGCCATTGTCATTTGAGCTGGATGAAGAACGGAACGAGCCTGCTGGTCCGCAACGTGGTGGCtggagaaaaatcgatgaattattgattttttgtaaaatcccGAAAAATGTCTGCTGCTGGTGTATACATATAACAGCCGGCGTTTCACGGGTGATTAGCATTAGGTGTAGAAAACCCATAAAGTGTCCGCTGCCAGGAAACCCGATATTTAACAGGACTCAGAACTCGGGGATACTTAAAACCTGGAGTCGGTCgctgatttaaaattttaaaaaactgagtCGCAGCCGACAATTTGCTGGCATAGTCAATTGGTATTCAACCCGAATTCAGGTAGCAGCCGATGTTTCCCGGGTGGCATTCTTTCTGAAGATTGCTAGCTCACCGTTTTCCCATCGCACATTCCCTCGGTATTCATGCAGGTGCTCACAGCACACTGGAAGTACGTGGAGACCTTGTCGGCAAACTTGAAGGTGTTCACTTGAGCATACGCCACGTTGTTGTCCTTGTTGTAGGTCAGATCCGGGAGGATCAGTGGATCAATAGCACAACCGTGCTCGTCGAGCAGCGGCTTACGCTCATCACCATTTCCATCGTCCACGAAGCAAGAATGCACGAGCATAGAGAACATGTCTGAAAtagtttaggcttaggccggCTTAGGCTTCTTCTATACTTACCACTTTCACAATTCCACACATGGTACACAGTCTCCCCAACCTTGGCGAACTCTACAATCGGCCCGGTGATCGAGTCGCGGCGCACCGAATACGTGCACAGCGGCATACGGGCGGTGTCAATGAGATCTGTGGTCGGGAGCATGCTGTAATAGGGTATTGTAATACCTTATGCCTACTGTAGGCCGCCGTACCTGACATCGAATTTGTTCGTCACAACCTTATCGGCCTCCATATAGAAGCACGTGCATCGGTAGGCTCTGTCGACTTTGGTGATGAAGGTGGAGTGGAAGGAGATGATGACGGTCATTGACATTTCCATTCCGCGCTTTTCGGGTCCTAGCTGGAAAATAAAAGGTTACGGTAGCGTCTTACGGTAGTTTAGGTGGCTTACCATTCTCTGCCTCCTCATATTACAGGCTCCATTCTCTAGCTCAAAAGTCACATCTTTGGCTTGACTAG containing:
- the sru-47 gene encoding Serpentine Receptor, class U (Confirmed by transcript evidence), which produces MDIYNKSDYISYNFQWNSLDFPKITVLLGPFYLFPTFYIVGKMAKLFFDANQTTMASSIQKHLFMAFLFMQIANFFYIITDFIVVRIPATGILTSICAQIAPNQVLKLPYLIAFISSYVSMLFPVIFCANRAIIVFYPKNHNEICRRFMKFSLPITVILPCCFTFFMVPAVGHCTQLTAPYPMGAVMFTLDLKVRINEYTHLLTSFFCTLFTFSINITMMVKVRHILFQKKFFNRNINKNYKAEMSLTITMVLVFIPFLVNGIVVVLSLRDPSLIGYILSIRPIAIDTATVFEPWAFYLTHPFFGRYKRKTTVSSFPRNATSSVSTQPI
- the cutl-10 gene encoding ZP domain-containing protein (Confirmed by transcript evidence) → MSKLCYLLVLLIIQVWAADPPTLDNGISELPEVDCMEDRVKLSFKTQRPFHGRIFVKGMVDKQACVRDFVTSQAKDVTFELENGACNMRRQRMLGPEKRGMEMSMTVIISFHSTFITKVDRAYRCTCFYMEADKVVTNKFDVSMLPTTDLIDTARMPLCTYSVRRDSITGPIVEFAKVGETVYHVWNCESDMFSMLVHSCFVDDGNGDERKPLLDEHGCAIDPLILPDLTYNKDNNVAYAQVNTFKFADKVSTYFQCAVSTCMNTEGMCDGKTPPRCGPAGSFRSSSSSNDNGFNRRSRRATLSNRTAVNWVHLADTMDLAANKITVFELEEKQNSEDKDEPPAHSHLAILQGSHPSTVVCLNQSRIQIFFVLSFLMLTVVTVLTIFTVRRSMTAPTKCQLNA
- the Y53H1B.2 gene encoding Slit-like 3 protein (Partially confirmed by transcript evidence); translated protein: MRSALWLFPVFYLAQGYVFDCLDDCECDTVDEVIHCHNGDRTKLKLPASSRLRGFPVIGLTYNKIERLPDEETLLAKFPDLKIIDVERNPDFDCTTVNDYEHIKIVSDCFKNITEISKVPKLFRPTRECDVACQASKHYAKLHEYVLSLWEILKDKYENFDLDTTLRDIQDFFTLVVKKINNVGQDINNRLESAKTARNHPKQVTPMPDLTEVQIQGEETDV